From Corynebacterium aquatimens:
TGCGGACAAAACCGCGAAAAAGACGCTGGACTTAGCAGAGTTCATCGTCGACGTGATGGGAACCACCGATGTCGGCGCTTTCTTCCCGCACCGCGTGACGTACCACTCCACGTGCCACTCCCGCCGCTTCATCAAGGTCGGCGACCGCCCGACTGACCTGCTCAAGGCAGTCGACGGACTGGAGTTTGTGGAACTAGAAAACGTCGAAGAATGCTGCGGCTTCGGCGGCACCTTCGCCATTAAGAACTCCGATGTCTCCTCGGCAATGGTCAGCGACAAGGTGCGCCACATCAAAGACACCCAGGCTGAGTTCGTCACCGCCGGTGACTCCTCTTGCCTGATGAACATCGGTGGCGCAATGTCGCGCCAGCACACCGGAATCCGCTCCATCCACATCGCGGAAATCCTCGCATCCACCCGCGAGAACCCGTGGACCCCCACCTCTGCCGCATACTCGAAGGAGAAGGCGCTGTGAAAGTTGCACTAGGCACACCCACTGCCCCGCCCCACGCCCCGCATGAGCCCGGTCACTTCCGCGAAGGAACCAAGTTTCCTAAGGCCGCTAAGACCGAGCTGCAGAACTCCACGCAGCGCCGCAACCTGAACTACGCCACCACGACCATTCGTGGCAAGCGCCAGCGCGTCGTCGATGAGTGCGAGGACTGGCAGGAGCTGCGCGAGGCTGGCTCGACCATCAAGCGCGACGTCCTAGCCCGCCTGCCCGAGCTGCTGGAGCAGTTCGAAGAAAACGTCACCGCCCGCGGCGGCCACGTCCACTGGGCACGCGACTCGAAGGAAGCTAGCCAGATCGTCGCCGACCTGGTCAAAGCCACCGGTGAGACCGAAGTGGTCAAGATCAAGTCGATGGCCACCCAGGAGATCGCCCTCAACGAGGTTTTGGAAGACCAAGGCATCCACGCCCAAGAAACCGACCTGGCTGAGCTCATCGTCCAGCTGGGTGAGGACTTCCCGTCCCACATCGTGGTGCCCGCCATTCACCGAAACCGCGCGGAGATCCGCGACATCTTCGTCGATA
This genomic window contains:
- a CDS encoding (Fe-S)-binding protein, translating into MRVALFSTCIGDALFPDAHKASALVLSRLGCEVVFPTQQTCCGQMHINTGYQKETVPMIKNYVDAFADDSIDYVVAASGSCTGAVREQHHRIAERYGNASLAAAADKTAKKTLDLAEFIVDVMGTTDVGAFFPHRVTYHSTCHSRRFIKVGDRPTDLLKAVDGLEFVELENVEECCGFGGTFAIKNSDVSSAMVSDKVRHIKDTQAEFVTAGDSSCLMNIGGAMSRQHTGIRSIHIAEILASTRENPWTPTSAAYSKEKAL